One Fusobacterium sp. DD2 DNA segment encodes these proteins:
- the purB gene encoding adenylosuccinate lyase produces MEKNIYSNPLAERYSSKEMLENFSPDKKFSTWRKLWLALAESEKELGLKITDEQIKEMKENIYNIDYELAAKKEAEFRHDVMAHVHTFGTQAPSAMPIIHLGATSAYVGDNTDLIQIRDGFEIIKTKLVNVIAEMSHFAMKYKDLPTLGFTHFQAAQLTTVGKRATLWMQSLLLDLEELEFRQKTLRFRGVKGTTGTQASFKELFDGDFEKVKALDEKITEKMGFDKRLLVTGQTYDRKIDSEAMNLLANIAQSAHKFTNDLRLLQHMKEVEEPFEKSQIGSSAMAYKRNPMRSERISSLAKFVIALQQSTAMTASTQWFERTLDDSANKRLSLPQAFLAVDAILIIWKNVLDGLVVYPKMIEKHIMAELPFMSTEYIIMECVKNGGDRQALHERIRVHSMEAGKAVKVEGKDNDLIQRILDDKYFNLDKERLLEILAPKNFIGFAPEQTEEFINVEVKPILEKYKDRLGMKAVLRV; encoded by the coding sequence ATGGAAAAAAATATTTATTCAAATCCCTTGGCAGAAAGATACAGTTCTAAGGAAATGCTGGAGAACTTTTCACCAGATAAGAAATTTTCTACTTGGAGAAAACTATGGCTTGCACTTGCAGAGTCTGAAAAAGAATTAGGACTTAAAATAACTGATGAACAGATAAAAGAGATGAAGGAAAATATTTATAATATTGACTACGAACTTGCTGCAAAAAAAGAAGCAGAATTTAGACATGACGTAATGGCACATGTACATACATTTGGAACACAGGCACCATCTGCAATGCCTATAATTCACTTAGGAGCAACAAGTGCTTATGTAGGAGACAATACTGACCTTATTCAAATAAGAGATGGTTTTGAGATCATCAAAACTAAACTTGTAAATGTTATTGCAGAGATGTCACATTTTGCAATGAAATATAAAGATCTTCCTACTTTAGGATTTACACACTTTCAAGCTGCACAACTTACAACAGTAGGAAAAAGAGCCACACTTTGGATGCAAAGTCTTCTTTTAGACCTTGAAGAACTTGAATTTAGACAAAAGACTTTAAGATTTAGAGGAGTAAAAGGAACTACTGGAACTCAGGCAAGTTTTAAAGAGTTATTTGATGGAGATTTTGAAAAGGTAAAAGCTCTTGATGAAAAAATTACTGAAAAAATGGGATTTGACAAGAGACTTCTGGTAACTGGTCAAACTTATGATAGAAAAATAGATTCTGAGGCTATGAACTTACTTGCAAATATAGCTCAGTCAGCTCATAAATTTACAAATGACTTAAGACTTCTTCAACATATGAAAGAGGTAGAAGAACCATTTGAAAAGAGCCAAATAGGATCATCAGCAATGGCATATAAGAGAAATCCTATGAGAAGTGAGAGAATATCATCTCTTGCAAAATTTGTAATTGCACTTCAACAAAGTACTGCTATGACAGCATCTACTCAATGGTTTGAAAGAACTCTGGATGACTCAGCAAATAAAAGACTTTCGCTACCACAAGCATTCTTAGCAGTTGATGCAATATTAATCATCTGGAAAAACGTTTTAGATGGATTAGTAGTATATCCAAAAATGATAGAAAAACATATAATGGCAGAACTTCCATTTATGTCAACTGAATATATAATTATGGAATGTGTAAAAAATGGTGGAGACAGACAGGCTCTTCATGAAAGAATAAGAGTACATTCTATGGAAGCTGGAAAAGCTGTAAAAGTAGAGGGAAAAGACAACGACCTTATCCAAAGAATTCTTGATGACAAATATTTCAACCTTGATAAAGAGAGACTTCTTGAAATCTTAGCACCTAAAAACTTTATAGGATTTGCACCAGAGCAAACAGAAGAATTTATCAATGTAGAGGTAAAACCAATCCTTGAAAAATATAAAGATAGATTGGGAATGAAGGCTGTATTGAGGGTTTAA
- the glmM gene encoding phosphoglucosamine mutase: MRKYFGTDGIRGEANRELTVDMALKLGYALGYYLKKKNEDEKKIKVILGCDTRISGYMLRSALLAGLTSMGVDVDFVGVISTPAVAYLTKAKEADAGIMISASHNPAKDNGLKVFASNGYKLPDEVEMEIEELMDNPEILKDAIPGDKVGKFRYAEDEYYLYRDHLLSTVSGDFNGIKVVVDTANGSAYRIAKDVFLALGAEVVLINDAPNGTNINVKCGSTHPEILSKVVIGYEADLGLAYDGDADRLIAVDRKGHIIDGDKIIATLAMNMKRKGELTGNRVVTTVMSNMGFENYLKENGIELLRANVGDRYVLEKMLKTDSAIGGEQSGHIIMLRYATTGDGVLTSLKLVEALRDEKKYLDEMVGDIKDWPQQLINVRVDNKKKNLWNQNKNITEFIAKKEEEMKSSGRVLVRTSGTEPLVRVMVEGNDEAMVDRVAHEIAEVVERELA, from the coding sequence ATGAGAAAGTATTTTGGAACAGATGGTATTAGAGGAGAAGCAAATAGAGAGTTAACAGTAGATATGGCGTTAAAATTAGGATATGCCCTTGGATACTATTTAAAGAAGAAAAATGAAGATGAAAAGAAGATAAAAGTAATTTTAGGTTGTGATACAAGAATTTCAGGATATATGTTAAGATCAGCACTTCTTGCTGGACTTACATCAATGGGGGTAGATGTTGACTTTGTTGGAGTAATATCAACACCAGCAGTAGCTTATCTTACAAAAGCTAAAGAGGCAGATGCAGGGATTATGATATCAGCATCACACAATCCAGCAAAGGATAATGGACTTAAGGTATTTGCATCAAATGGATATAAACTTCCAGATGAAGTAGAGATGGAAATAGAGGAATTAATGGACAATCCAGAGATATTAAAAGATGCTATTCCTGGAGATAAAGTTGGAAAATTCAGATATGCTGAAGATGAATACTATCTATATAGAGATCATCTATTATCAACAGTAAGTGGAGATTTTAATGGAATAAAAGTAGTAGTGGATACTGCAAATGGTTCAGCTTATAGAATAGCTAAAGATGTATTCTTAGCTTTAGGAGCAGAGGTAGTACTTATAAATGATGCACCTAATGGAACTAATATCAATGTAAAATGTGGTTCTACACACCCTGAGATTTTATCTAAAGTAGTAATAGGTTATGAAGCTGACCTGGGACTTGCTTATGATGGTGACGCTGACAGACTTATTGCTGTAGATAGAAAAGGTCATATTATTGATGGTGACAAGATTATAGCTACACTTGCTATGAATATGAAGAGAAAGGGTGAACTTACTGGAAATAGAGTAGTTACAACTGTAATGAGTAATATGGGATTTGAAAACTACCTTAAAGAAAATGGAATTGAGCTATTAAGAGCAAATGTTGGAGACAGATATGTTCTTGAAAAAATGCTTAAAACAGATTCTGCAATAGGTGGAGAACAATCAGGACATATTATCATGCTTAGATATGCAACTACTGGAGATGGAGTTTTAACTTCATTAAAACTTGTTGAAGCATTAAGAGATGAGAAGAAATATCTTGATGAAATGGTAGGAGATATCAAAGATTGGCCACAACAACTTATCAATGTAAGAGTGGACAATAAAAAGAAAAATCTATGGAATCAAAATAAAAACATTACAGAATTCATAGCAAAAAAAGAGGAAGAAATGAAATCTTCTGGTAGAGTACTCGTAAGAACCTCAGGTACTGAGCCATTAGTGAGAGTTATGGTTGAAGGTAATGATGAGGCAATGGTAGACAGAGTTGCCCATGAAATTGCTGAGGTTGTAGAAAGAGAACTAGCATAG
- a CDS encoding Gx transporter family protein: protein MEKNIKRREMYLTGLVLVALYLSLAENFIPKPFPWMKLGLSNIAVLIALEKFDSKFAMELVLLRIFIQGLMLGTLFTPGFIISLTAGALTTLFTIFLYRFRNYLSLISISSLSAFLHNLIQLIVVYFLMFRNVSIYSKSIMGFVWIFLFIGVIAGVITGFIAEKLNLRRSNIK, encoded by the coding sequence ATGGAAAAGAATATAAAGAGAAGAGAGATGTATCTGACTGGGTTGGTACTGGTGGCACTTTATCTTTCCCTTGCTGAAAACTTTATTCCTAAACCATTTCCATGGATGAAATTGGGACTTTCCAATATAGCTGTTCTCATTGCTCTTGAAAAGTTCGATTCTAAATTTGCTATGGAGCTGGTACTCCTTAGAATATTTATTCAGGGACTTATGTTAGGAACACTGTTTACACCTGGTTTTATTATAAGCCTTACAGCAGGGGCATTGACGACTCTGTTTACTATATTTTTATATAGATTCAGAAATTATCTGTCACTTATATCAATAAGTTCGTTATCAGCATTTTTGCATAATTTGATACAGCTTATAGTTGTATATTTTCTGATGTTCAGGAATGTATCTATATACTCAAAATCAATAATGGGATTTGTGTGGATATTCCTATTCATCGGAGTTATAGCCGGGGTAATAACAGGGTTTATAGCAGAAAAATTAAACTTAAGAAGGAGTAATATAAAATGA
- a CDS encoding class I SAM-dependent methyltransferase — protein MYKIFSKLYDKFMKYSDYGAWEKQIEELIAEGKPNGKTLLDIGCGTGELLLRMAKNYKCDGMDLSEEMLKIAFKKLKHREVSLFLGNMIEFDTGKTYDIMVSLFDTVNHILTVDELTSHFENVYKSLNPGGVYIFDVVDREFMETMFPSDVFVDDRKDLTCIWEHEIENGIDYIDAVYFLKNSRGTWDKLTETYTKKIFTEEEIKSSVQKANLNLIKILINDKIAGKRHMYLLKKQ, from the coding sequence ATGTATAAGATTTTTTCAAAACTTTATGATAAGTTTATGAAATACTCAGACTATGGTGCTTGGGAAAAGCAGATAGAAGAACTTATAGCTGAGGGAAAACCCAATGGAAAAACACTTTTGGATATTGGGTGTGGAACAGGTGAACTTCTTCTAAGAATGGCTAAAAATTACAAATGTGATGGAATGGACCTTTCAGAAGAGATGTTAAAGATAGCATTTAAAAAATTAAAACACAGAGAAGTATCACTTTTCCTTGGTAATATGATAGAGTTTGATACTGGAAAGACATATGATATTATGGTATCTCTATTTGATACTGTAAACCACATACTTACAGTAGATGAACTTACAAGTCACTTTGAAAATGTATATAAATCATTAAATCCAGGTGGAGTATATATCTTTGATGTTGTAGATAGAGAGTTTATGGAAACAATGTTCCCAAGTGATGTCTTTGTAGATGATAGAAAAGATTTAACTTGCATATGGGAGCATGAGATTGAAAATGGCATTGATTATATTGATGCTGTATACTTTTTAAAGAACTCAAGAGGTACATGGGACAAGCTTACAGAGACCTACACAAAAAAAATTTTTACTGAGGAAGAGATAAAAAGTTCTGTGCAAAAGGCGAACTTAAACCTTATAAAAATTTTGATAAATGATAAAATAGCGGGGAAAAGACACATGTATCTGTTGAAAAAACAGTGA
- a CDS encoding ATP synthase subunit I has product MEDIKRLFKRAGISAVAILIYGILVQSKEVYIGMFSGALVSILALYLLSIDVKRIVATKDASKKKAFLGYLQRYFLYGVYLGVIAYVWGISMIICSGLGLLNVKFNILLMTLSDKFSRFRDKHLK; this is encoded by the coding sequence GTGGAAGACATAAAGAGATTGTTCAAAAGAGCTGGGATATCAGCTGTAGCAATATTAATTTATGGGATACTTGTGCAAAGTAAAGAAGTATATATTGGTATGTTCTCAGGGGCACTTGTGTCGATACTTGCACTTTATCTCTTATCTATTGATGTTAAAAGAATCGTAGCAACAAAAGATGCATCTAAAAAGAAAGCTTTTTTAGGATACCTCCAAAGATATTTTCTATATGGAGTATACCTTGGGGTGATAGCCTATGTTTGGGGGATATCAATGATAATATGTTCAGGATTGGGGTTGTTAAATGTGAAGTTCAATATTCTATTGATGACTCTTTCTGATAAATTTTCAAGATTTAGGGATAAGCACCTAAAATAA
- a CDS encoding AtpZ/AtpI family protein — MKYFKWLNKDILHAFSLLGHLGIVMVGNILVCIGAYKLIERYWFKSTLLFIALVLLGVASGFYSCYKLIMKK, encoded by the coding sequence TTGAAATATTTCAAATGGTTAAATAAAGATATACTTCATGCCTTTTCACTTCTGGGACATTTAGGGATTGTAATGGTTGGGAATATCCTTGTGTGTATTGGGGCATACAAACTTATAGAACGATACTGGTTCAAAAGTACCCTTCTATTTATAGCCTTGGTGCTATTAGGAGTGGCAAGTGGATTTTACAGCTGTTACAAATTGATTATGAAAAAATAA